The proteins below come from a single Leptospira harrisiae genomic window:
- a CDS encoding ABC transporter ATP-binding protein yields the protein MSEVIRFDSVSFVRNDKKILDKVHFSLNKGDSLAIIGRNGAGKTTLINLLFGYSWPTTGSISAFGETYGETPMAPLQNRIGMVQPGHQETLLQRLTTIEMVLTGVIGTLGLYKDPTKEQENTAESLLTSIGLGHKKSQTYSTLSSGEKMKVLLLRAFGVGKEILVLDEPTATLDITARTDFGKSLSQLKSNNPNLTRILITHRIEEIPEDFSKVLLLKEGKVISFGKKSEVLTDKNLSDLYDLNLQVDQKKGQYSVTVLS from the coding sequence ATGAGTGAAGTGATTCGTTTTGATTCTGTTTCGTTTGTAAGAAACGACAAAAAAATTTTAGACAAAGTTCATTTTTCTTTAAACAAAGGTGATTCTCTCGCCATCATTGGAAGAAATGGTGCAGGAAAAACTACACTCATCAATTTGTTATTTGGTTATTCTTGGCCCACTACGGGTTCCATTTCTGCCTTTGGAGAAACCTACGGTGAAACTCCTATGGCCCCTCTACAAAATCGAATTGGAATGGTGCAACCAGGCCACCAAGAAACATTATTACAAAGACTCACTACAATCGAAATGGTTTTGACTGGAGTTATTGGAACTCTTGGACTTTATAAAGATCCAACGAAAGAACAGGAAAACACCGCAGAATCTTTGTTAACTTCTATTGGCCTTGGACATAAAAAAAGCCAAACTTACTCCACACTCTCGTCCGGCGAAAAAATGAAAGTGCTGTTATTACGAGCCTTCGGAGTGGGAAAAGAAATTTTAGTTTTGGATGAACCCACGGCGACCTTGGACATTACGGCAAGAACTGATTTTGGAAAATCCTTATCTCAATTAAAAAGTAATAATCCCAATCTCACAAGAATTCTCATCACTCATAGAATCGAAGAAATCCCCGAAGATTTTTCCAAGGTTTTGTTACTGAAAGAAGGAAAGGTGATTAGTTTTGGAAAAAAATCCGAAGTATTAACTGATAAAAATCTTTCAGATCTTTATGATCTCAATTTGCAAGTGGATCAAAAAAAAGGACAGTATTCCGTTACTGTCCTTTCGTAA
- a CDS encoding 6-hydroxymethylpterin diphosphokinase MptE-like protein, giving the protein MRFLSTFSEDSIPVVLGLGALHAVRSFIANPNHPIIIFWEPEKDVYELNEFQRELNELKDQAKTKGLLLLCHTGPTPNWSELKSEVQTFQTKTNSSLSKWKLYVTPSYERFFPELVSTCKTNFLSQFVSNGINQNTIQHFSKIWTHNYLKNRTGLYNNDTSIRWFQSFSGKRTSVLFVGASPGLELDLPTIKKDRSSYLIFASDTSIGYLLPNGIIPDYIVSFDSGRGTTYHFLTEIPPNIPIITWLGGAPYIFELKNPKILVNTGHPLDQILEHLFQSEIGSRWPHYPNPSLNLLGMVLSITDQIEDREFFVSGVSYISERGKSHCSGTGYERFYLPNTNRKKSLELATKRLYSGERKGKNQIAWEQMNQKESNLVFLTLKGTNENNFQTKTNLGHFLKSFQGFPPSLSNLAKWANQDQSGIIHQKTLTTWLRFSLS; this is encoded by the coding sequence TTGCGATTTCTTTCCACATTCTCTGAAGATTCCATTCCAGTGGTCCTTGGTCTCGGTGCTTTACATGCCGTAAGATCTTTCATTGCCAATCCGAACCACCCAATCATCATCTTTTGGGAACCCGAAAAAGACGTTTATGAATTAAATGAATTTCAAAGGGAATTGAATGAGCTGAAAGACCAAGCAAAGACAAAGGGATTGCTTTTACTTTGTCACACAGGTCCAACACCAAATTGGTCCGAATTAAAATCGGAAGTTCAAACGTTCCAAACGAAAACAAATTCATCTTTATCAAAATGGAAATTATACGTTACCCCAAGTTATGAACGGTTTTTTCCTGAGTTGGTATCTACTTGCAAAACCAATTTTTTATCGCAGTTTGTTTCCAATGGAATCAATCAAAATACCATCCAACACTTTAGTAAGATATGGACTCATAACTACTTAAAAAATAGAACGGGGCTTTATAATAACGATACAAGTATCCGTTGGTTCCAATCCTTTTCTGGAAAACGAACTTCTGTTTTATTTGTGGGTGCAAGCCCTGGTTTAGAATTGGATTTACCTACCATTAAAAAGGATCGTTCTTCTTATCTTATTTTTGCAAGTGATACCTCCATTGGTTACCTTTTGCCAAATGGAATCATACCCGATTATATAGTTTCTTTTGATTCTGGCCGGGGAACAACCTATCATTTTTTAACGGAAATTCCACCAAATATTCCCATCATTACTTGGTTAGGTGGAGCACCATATATCTTTGAACTGAAAAATCCAAAGATTTTGGTCAATACAGGTCATCCGCTCGACCAAATTTTGGAACATTTATTTCAATCTGAAATCGGTTCACGGTGGCCGCATTATCCCAATCCCAGTTTGAATTTACTTGGAATGGTTTTGTCGATTACGGATCAAATAGAAGATAGAGAATTTTTTGTAAGTGGAGTGAGTTATATTTCAGAGCGAGGAAAATCCCATTGCTCAGGAACTGGATATGAACGGTTTTATCTGCCAAACACCAATAGAAAAAAAAGTTTAGAACTTGCCACCAAACGTTTGTACTCTGGTGAACGAAAAGGCAAAAATCAAATAGCCTGGGAACAAATGAACCAAAAAGAATCTAATTTAGTTTTTTTAACTCTCAAAGGAACCAACGAAAATAATTTCCAAACCAAAACAAACTTAGGTCATTTTCTTAAATCTTTTCAGGGTTTTCCCCCATCTCTTTCGAATTTGGCAAAGTGGGCTAACCAAGACCAATCCGGTATCATTCATCAAAAAACCTTAACCACTTGGTTGCGGTTTTCACTAAGTTAA
- a CDS encoding HDOD domain-containing protein: protein MNFQDIISQLETAKESRINFYFVTEEQNQEIYALLVHVMGYMDKLYLVEVIFTVLKELLMNANKANAKRDYFTRENLDIQNAGDYAKGMSRFQENIIMKWNEQLDRLEGGNYYISLLMKVEGKSIHFAVENNAPITKEELARINRRIEVAKNYNDLSDAFTDVSDSTESAGLGLVLIQLLLKNSGIGSEKFKIFTNEKITRATLSVPEVTTPVEIQTDLKTKLLNEIDGLPPLPHSLTKIIQLCNNPDSDLHMISQEIERNPALSADLLKLSNSAFFANRSQVSSILQAVKVVGLKNLRNLLYVSGVRKIMEGQYGKMMDVWDHSSRCSYYARYLATENNHTNKIADIIAVSALLHDIGKFLLLSVDRGFFKKIETYQRGVDSGNSTLLEEMAIGLSHPQLGALLAEKWEFPLDLRVAIEYHHKPFLAPAELRDLVEVIYMANMMADYHEQKKGFYAIDKILLAKFNLDNIDVFSAAVNKIELLFKKSNE from the coding sequence GTGAATTTTCAAGATATTATTTCTCAATTAGAGACCGCAAAAGAATCCAGAATTAACTTTTACTTTGTTACTGAAGAACAAAATCAGGAGATATACGCATTGCTTGTCCATGTAATGGGGTATATGGACAAACTCTATTTAGTAGAAGTCATCTTCACTGTCCTAAAAGAACTCCTCATGAATGCCAATAAGGCAAATGCAAAACGCGATTACTTTACCCGAGAAAATTTAGACATCCAAAATGCTGGTGATTATGCGAAGGGAATGTCTCGATTCCAAGAAAACATCATCATGAAATGGAACGAACAATTGGATCGTTTAGAAGGCGGAAATTACTACATCAGCCTTCTCATGAAAGTGGAAGGTAAGTCCATCCACTTTGCTGTAGAAAACAACGCACCTATTACAAAAGAAGAACTAGCAAGGATTAATCGAAGGATCGAAGTAGCAAAGAATTACAATGACCTTTCAGATGCCTTTACGGATGTTTCTGACAGTACTGAATCTGCTGGATTAGGATTAGTACTGATTCAACTCCTATTAAAAAATTCAGGAATTGGTTCTGAAAAATTTAAAATATTTACAAATGAAAAGATAACACGCGCTACACTATCTGTACCAGAAGTCACTACGCCTGTAGAAATTCAAACAGATCTAAAAACAAAACTTCTTAACGAAATTGATGGATTACCTCCACTACCACATTCTCTTACAAAAATCATTCAACTTTGTAACAATCCCGATTCTGACTTACATATGATATCTCAGGAAATCGAAAGAAACCCTGCTCTATCTGCTGATCTATTAAAACTTTCCAACTCTGCTTTTTTTGCGAATCGAAGCCAAGTTAGTTCCATTTTACAAGCGGTTAAAGTAGTGGGTCTAAAAAACTTACGAAACCTACTTTATGTATCTGGAGTCCGTAAAATTATGGAAGGCCAATATGGAAAGATGATGGATGTTTGGGATCATTCCAGTCGATGCAGTTATTACGCGCGTTATTTGGCTACAGAAAACAATCATACAAATAAAATTGCAGACATCATTGCCGTTAGTGCATTGTTACACGACATTGGAAAGTTCCTTTTACTATCAGTGGATCGAGGTTTTTTCAAAAAAATTGAAACCTACCAAAGAGGTGTCGATTCTGGAAACTCAACTCTGTTAGAGGAGATGGCAATTGGACTTAGCCACCCGCAACTTGGTGCCCTCCTTGCAGAAAAATGGGAATTCCCTCTAGACCTCAGAGTTGCCATTGAATACCACCACAAACCTTTTTTGGCACCAGCAGAACTACGTGATCTTGTCGAAGTCATCTATATGGCAAATATGATGGCCGATTATCATGAACAGAAAAAAGGGTTTTATGCCATTGACAAAATCCTACTCGCAAAATTTAATTTAGATAATATCGATGTGTTCTCTGCCGCAGTGAATAAAATCGAACTTCTATTTAAAAAATCGAATGAGTGA
- a CDS encoding DUF445 domain-containing protein, with protein MIPFTYGFVGWVTNWLALKMTFYPIQFMGIPPYLGWQGIIPRKAHKMASKSVDVITERLLNIKEVFLKVDPKKAELVFLPALDSSIRYTMKEFSDSLDPKLWDMIPEMVREEIYHKVRRESGVTIRKVIRKLQKDIDSLFDVKALVLKKLSGKNVGLVVELFKEVGAPEFRFIERSGFYFGFLLGFVQMIFMIYFPLVWTLPIQGVIVGYLTNYLALEMIFRPLLPKKFLGIFTYQGLFLKRQSEVSRLYAKLVSEKILTPKNILSELIFGKASADINNIIRKEVISHVDTITFLAKPALFAAGKIEEFDAAKERIAIAMADNAVEKSFHLEAYLGEALEIEKMMGDRMSALPPKEFESILRSAFQEDELLLILVGAALGAMVGWFQMVFIV; from the coding sequence ATGATTCCCTTCACTTATGGGTTTGTGGGTTGGGTGACTAACTGGCTTGCTCTAAAGATGACCTTCTACCCGATCCAATTTATGGGGATCCCTCCCTATTTGGGATGGCAGGGCATCATTCCGAGAAAGGCTCATAAAATGGCGAGTAAGTCCGTCGATGTCATTACGGAACGCCTTCTCAACATCAAAGAAGTATTTTTAAAAGTAGATCCCAAAAAAGCAGAGTTGGTATTTTTACCTGCACTAGACTCTAGCATTCGTTACACGATGAAGGAATTTTCCGATAGTTTGGACCCTAAACTTTGGGACATGATTCCTGAAATGGTTCGGGAAGAAATTTACCACAAAGTCAGACGTGAAAGTGGAGTGACCATTAGGAAGGTGATTCGAAAACTCCAAAAGGACATCGATTCATTATTTGATGTAAAGGCTTTGGTCTTGAAAAAACTTTCAGGGAAAAATGTTGGTCTTGTGGTAGAACTTTTTAAAGAAGTGGGGGCTCCAGAGTTTCGATTTATTGAAAGATCAGGGTTTTATTTTGGATTTTTACTTGGATTTGTCCAAATGATTTTTATGATTTATTTTCCCTTGGTCTGGACTCTTCCCATCCAAGGAGTGATCGTTGGATATCTAACCAACTACCTTGCATTAGAAATGATCTTTCGTCCCCTTTTGCCTAAAAAGTTTTTAGGAATTTTTACGTATCAAGGTTTGTTTTTAAAAAGACAATCCGAAGTATCCAGGCTCTATGCGAAACTAGTGAGTGAAAAAATTCTCACTCCAAAAAATATTTTATCAGAACTAATTTTTGGAAAAGCATCTGCAGATATCAACAACATCATTCGTAAGGAAGTAATTTCTCATGTGGACACAATTACTTTCCTTGCAAAACCAGCCCTTTTCGCTGCAGGAAAAATTGAAGAGTTTGATGCTGCCAAGGAAAGAATTGCGATCGCGATGGCAGACAACGCAGTGGAAAAATCATTCCATTTAGAAGCCTATTTAGGCGAAGCTTTGGAAATTGAAAAGATGATGGGAGATCGAATGTCGGCCCTTCCACCGAAGGAATTTGAATCCATACTTAGGTCTGCATTCCAAGAAGATGAGTTATTGTTAATTTTAGTCGGTGCTGCACTCGGTGCTATGGTCGGATGGTTTCAAATGGTATTTATCGTATGA
- a CDS encoding Cna protein B-type domain protein: MRVRGIFTVLVLISLVFVGCSRKKKSMPFWFLLGAGGAVAGSSGGLDTPADSNGVPLPTPGDSTGVTDPDEVPGNNSEQEVPNHGPARVIGTIVPVVSGTPANVVCGNPGAPAAPGCIDLTLISVKIEVANGETNTLVASTYAESNGKFQFDLSDLPNNNYRVLINTGFGLNYTYQDFSYVFDPTQNPYTLVNVGNLLAERLYYGQGPAQFVGVVTSPGFSGGGVTIPAGPIAGITVSIIDANGNTVGTGVTNTNGSYAININPLPNGNYTVVYSGDSVEVSGQPFANTTEFIHFTFPGTNPNTVAIVDLGETSLPWKAATESDLHLTGNILNGAVVSDSTSVFTIKLKNEQGAILQSVQITGNGSFAIEGSYLSNGVYYLEVSNPVFYTVSQSFLFTASPNGGTKNINLVDPIYIVAKPSLVTGFVKDLSGNHVVGTVINVKPSANQAPSRLLYLKDDPILGNAIKLWIVEALSAVAGTNCSVNSTGSICSCAINPTASCLVANQGSVPWSYQTYGNKLYEINPTTKEVSFLAASGLWAYYISAPGFENYCGSNVSPCSSHPLQISLNGNNHNAGTISLTSIAARSQITGTISVRDAAPTANSVHSNQSGLYLVLLGNTASDGSALAHITTTSSGQFSFGGSSYVVTLPAVLPPPFTNDEAGRVGYALYQLGSGLATTLAQTPSVARANDNTASIDIIGGTEYNFRQSSYQLFVVDRVAPSYQVSYLTSTSLRVDTSSVATNQYMSSPALYNVNGTVMHSPRATVMGVVTDAISTQNISGATITLGRLVSGNFTADVHRDCSGGFDSPNCNVSATRTFGSDQVVGSISSQSNGGYSFPFLSPGSYQLRVEKNGITTYFPVEVGTGGGTVVVNTPVITNDGRGHLTGSVRTPGGFSFLGTYSLEIVDPNGGTLRPSVGVQPASIATGSTIFSNASQYTIFNINAGRWKVRFVSAGYQTVEGIVDIQADVTTNFDIITFVPGSQTSGSISGRALSALYNTGVCNLTTRIRPGVNVKSGPYAIDANGVTIPSAKTSTDGSYVIPSVPPGNYTLEVSGSGKRGDCTSISENYATTYRTVVSAGSETPANQNILVTPILADNEIRVVLSWGAKPRDLDSHLQYGNAANDQIVWNNKTPLGSGNGSLDYDITTGYGPETITVQGSIWNQPNRYYSIYNWSGEALMGVSGANVRIFKGSVGEVRNYSIAPNHSNRWWKIFCIAQDKSISDVGTAGCNASNFIERSMYSF; the protein is encoded by the coding sequence ATGCGTGTTCGAGGAATCTTTACTGTTCTCGTTCTCATTTCTTTGGTATTTGTGGGTTGTTCCAGAAAAAAGAAATCGATGCCATTTTGGTTCCTACTGGGAGCTGGTGGTGCAGTGGCTGGTTCCAGTGGGGGACTTGACACTCCGGCTGACTCTAACGGCGTTCCTCTTCCTACTCCCGGTGATTCTACCGGCGTCACAGACCCTGACGAAGTACCAGGCAATAATTCGGAACAAGAAGTTCCAAACCATGGACCTGCCCGTGTCATAGGAACCATAGTTCCTGTTGTATCTGGTACCCCTGCCAATGTTGTTTGTGGGAACCCTGGTGCTCCTGCGGCCCCTGGTTGTATCGATCTTACTCTAATCTCTGTTAAAATTGAAGTGGCAAATGGAGAGACAAATACCCTCGTTGCCTCTACGTATGCGGAATCAAATGGAAAGTTTCAATTTGATCTCAGTGACCTTCCAAACAATAATTATCGAGTTCTTATCAATACAGGTTTTGGGCTCAATTATACTTACCAAGATTTTTCTTACGTATTTGATCCTACACAAAATCCTTATACTTTAGTGAATGTTGGAAATCTTCTCGCTGAACGTCTGTACTATGGTCAAGGCCCGGCTCAGTTTGTAGGTGTGGTCACAAGCCCTGGATTTTCTGGTGGCGGTGTTACAATACCAGCAGGTCCAATTGCAGGAATCACAGTTTCTATTATCGATGCCAACGGAAACACTGTAGGAACTGGTGTGACCAATACGAATGGATCTTATGCGATAAACATCAATCCACTACCAAACGGTAATTATACGGTTGTGTATTCTGGAGATTCAGTAGAAGTTTCTGGGCAACCTTTTGCCAATACAACGGAGTTCATTCATTTTACCTTTCCAGGTACCAATCCAAATACAGTGGCAATCGTGGACTTGGGAGAAACTAGCCTTCCTTGGAAGGCCGCAACCGAAAGTGATCTCCACTTAACTGGAAATATTCTGAATGGTGCCGTAGTATCTGATTCCACTTCTGTTTTCACAATCAAATTGAAGAACGAACAAGGTGCTATTTTACAATCCGTACAAATTACCGGGAATGGAAGTTTTGCCATTGAAGGCAGTTATCTTTCTAATGGCGTATATTATTTAGAAGTATCCAATCCAGTTTTTTATACTGTCTCTCAATCCTTTTTGTTTACTGCTTCCCCGAACGGAGGAACCAAAAACATAAACTTAGTTGATCCTATCTACATTGTTGCCAAACCATCTCTTGTCACGGGATTTGTAAAAGATCTAAGTGGGAATCATGTTGTTGGAACTGTCATCAACGTAAAACCATCGGCAAACCAAGCTCCATCACGTTTGTTGTATTTGAAAGACGATCCAATTCTTGGAAATGCGATCAAACTTTGGATTGTTGAAGCGTTGAGTGCCGTCGCAGGCACCAATTGTTCCGTAAATTCAACTGGGTCGATTTGTTCTTGTGCGATCAATCCGACTGCTTCTTGTTTGGTGGCAAACCAAGGTTCAGTGCCATGGTCATACCAAACCTATGGAAACAAACTTTACGAGATCAATCCAACCACTAAAGAAGTTTCTTTTCTTGCGGCTAGTGGACTTTGGGCTTATTATATTTCTGCTCCTGGGTTTGAAAATTACTGTGGTTCGAATGTGTCTCCTTGTTCTTCGCATCCATTACAAATTAGTTTGAATGGAAACAACCACAATGCGGGGACTATTTCTCTGACATCCATTGCCGCACGTTCTCAAATTACAGGAACCATATCGGTTCGTGATGCGGCACCTACTGCCAACTCAGTCCATTCCAATCAATCTGGATTGTATCTCGTATTGTTAGGGAATACGGCTTCCGACGGTTCTGCTTTGGCACATATCACGACAACTTCCAGTGGCCAATTTAGTTTTGGTGGAAGTTCTTACGTCGTGACTTTGCCTGCAGTACTACCACCACCGTTTACGAATGATGAAGCCGGTCGAGTTGGTTATGCCCTATACCAATTAGGTTCAGGCCTTGCGACAACCTTAGCACAAACGCCAAGTGTTGCCAGAGCTAATGACAATACTGCTTCAATCGATATCATCGGAGGGACTGAGTATAATTTCCGACAAAGTTCTTACCAACTGTTCGTTGTGGATCGAGTCGCTCCTTCTTATCAAGTTAGTTATTTAACTTCTACAAGTTTGAGAGTGGATACATCTTCTGTGGCAACAAACCAGTATATGTCTTCGCCTGCGCTTTATAATGTGAATGGTACCGTAATGCATAGCCCAAGAGCAACTGTTATGGGTGTGGTGACAGATGCAATCTCCACTCAAAATATCAGTGGTGCCACTATCACTTTGGGACGTCTTGTGAGTGGAAATTTTACAGCGGATGTTCATAGAGATTGTTCAGGTGGTTTTGATTCCCCTAATTGCAATGTTTCTGCGACACGAACTTTTGGATCTGACCAAGTAGTAGGATCAATTTCTTCTCAGTCGAACGGAGGTTATAGTTTTCCATTCCTTTCTCCAGGTTCATACCAACTCCGTGTTGAAAAAAATGGAATCACTACTTACTTCCCTGTGGAAGTGGGAACTGGTGGCGGAACTGTAGTTGTGAATACTCCGGTCATAACCAATGATGGTCGTGGTCATTTAACAGGATCAGTACGAACACCGGGCGGATTTTCTTTCCTTGGAACATACTCTTTAGAGATTGTTGATCCGAATGGTGGGACTTTACGTCCATCAGTAGGAGTACAACCGGCTTCTATCGCAACAGGATCAACGATTTTTTCCAATGCAAGCCAATACACAATTTTCAATATCAACGCAGGTCGTTGGAAGGTTCGATTCGTTTCTGCAGGATACCAAACGGTAGAAGGTATTGTTGACATCCAAGCCGATGTGACTACGAACTTCGATATCATTACCTTTGTTCCTGGAAGCCAAACCAGCGGATCCATTTCTGGACGTGCCTTGTCGGCTTTGTATAATACTGGTGTTTGTAACTTAACAACACGCATTCGACCTGGTGTGAATGTAAAATCCGGTCCTTATGCCATCGATGCCAATGGAGTTACAATCCCAAGTGCCAAAACTTCAACTGACGGATCTTATGTGATTCCTTCGGTTCCACCTGGAAACTATACTTTGGAAGTTTCTGGTTCAGGAAAAAGAGGAGATTGTACTTCCATCTCAGAAAATTATGCAACCACATATAGGACAGTAGTGTCTGCTGGTTCAGAAACACCTGCGAACCAAAACATTCTTGTCACACCAATACTTGCAGATAACGAAATTCGAGTCGTACTCTCTTGGGGTGCAAAACCACGAGATTTGGATTCTCATTTGCAATATGGAAATGCAGCAAATGATCAAATTGTTTGGAACAATAAAACTCCACTTGGTTCTGGAAACGGAAGTTTAGACTACGATATCACTACTGGATACGGACCGGAAACGATCACCGTACAAGGATCTATTTGGAACCAACCAAACCGTTATTACAGTATCTATAATTGGTCTGGGGAAGCTCTTATGGGAGTCTCTGGTGCAAACGTTCGTATCTTTAAAGGAAGTGTAGGGGAAGTTAGAAATTATTCCATTGCGCCCAACCATTCCAATCGTTGGTGGAAAATTTTCTGTATCGCACAGGATAAATCTATCTCTGATGTGGGAACTGCTGGATGTAATGCTTCCAACTTTATTGAAAGATCAATGTATTCTTTTTAA